One Tetrapisispora phaffii CBS 4417 chromosome 3, complete genome DNA segment encodes these proteins:
- the DIP2 gene encoding snoRNA-binding rRNA-processing protein DIP2 (similar to Saccharomyces cerevisiae DIP2 (YLR129W); ancestral locus Anc_8.324), protein MVKSYQRFEQDSVFGVITTNANCVWLPSSDSRKSNVGQVLTGALENINLWDIKTGELLSVLSDGLPPGSIDVKSSKPAEVTYLEYHDETNLLAAGYADGVIKIWDLMSKTVLLSFSGHKSGVTILKFDSTGTRLMSGSRDSDIIIWDLVSEVGVFKLRSHKDAITGIWCEGEDWLVSTAKDGLIKLWDLKTQQCVETHIAQTGECWALGVHGDLVVTTGTDSQIKIWNLDTSKENGSKIVEKGTYEKQSKQRGLSVNFKTTADETTFLYIQNSDKTVEIFRIRKQDEISRALKKREKRMKEKGSTDEQIQQYFIDTYVSLMLQPFQIIKSTYKIKAVSWTVAANSKIELVVTTSSNTIEYYSIPYEKRLPKNPSPSKLYTIEQKGHRTDIRSIDISDDNKLLASASNGLLKIWNLKTKSCIRTFDCGYALTCKFLPSGTLCVIGTREGQIQLFDLVTSTLIESIDVAHNAAIWSLDITQDGKRLVTGSADKSIKFWNFSIEQDLVPGTTDKFVPVMKLIHDTTLELNDDILSVKISPEDKYLAVSLLDNTVKVFFLDSMKFFLSLYGHKLPVLSIDISFDSKLIITSSADKNIKIWGLDFGDCHKSLFAHQDSIMNVCFLPESHNFFSSSKDGLVKYWDGDKFECVQKLAAHQSEVWALAITSDGSTVVSSSHDHSMRVWKETDDQVFLEEEREKELEEQYEDTLLTSLEEGSGDSAFKADIEDGMDESTSVRNQTMESLKSGERLMEALELGFSEIEALEKYNKDYKQWEKKKAGEPPVKPQGNAILLAINRRPDQYIMDTLIKIKPSQLEDALLVLPFSYVLQFLKFIDIVMDDPEILKNRLALICKNLFIIVKANHKELISQRNDVLKKQITSVKNKLRTSLQANVDDLGFNIQGLKFIKQQWNLKHNYEFIDEEDQKKQEEKNSKKRIFGTLA, encoded by the coding sequence ATGGTAAAATCGTATCAACGTTTTGAACAGGACTCTGTGTTTGGTGTTATTACTACGAATGCAAATTGTGTATGGCTTCCATCTAGTGACAGTAGAAAGTCAAATGTGGGTCAGGTTTTAACTGGTGCTTTGgagaatataaatttatggGACATTAAGACCGGTGAATTGTTATCGGTCCTATCCGACGGTCTACCACCTGGTTCAATTGATGTCAAATCCAGCAAACCCGCTGAAGTTACATATTTAGAATACCATGATGAGACAAATTTGTTGGCGGCAGGGTATGCTGATGGtgtcattaaaatttgggATCTAATGTCCAAGACGGTTCTTTTGAGTTTCAGTGGCCATAAATCTGGTGTCACAATTCTGAAATTCGATTCAACTGGTACAAGATTGATGTCTGGTTCTAGAGATTCCGATATCATTATCTGGGATTTGGTGAGTGAAGTAGGTGTATTCAAACTACGTTCACATAAGGATGCCATTACAGGAATATGGTGTGAAGGAGAGGATTGGTTAGTCAGTACCGCTAAGGATGGTTTGATTAAACTCTGGGATTTAAAGACCCAACAATGTGTAGAGACCCACATAGCCCAAACAGGCGAATGTTGGGCTTTGGGCGTACATGGTGATTTGGTTGTCACCACAGGTACTGATTcacaaattaaaatttggaaTTTAGATAcctcaaaagaaaatggtTCCAAGATAGTCGAAAAAGGTACATATGAGAAGCAGAGTAAGCAAAGAGGTTTATCTGTGAATTTTAAAACTACCGCTGATGAGACAACATTTTTATACATTCAAAACTCTGATAAAACTGTAGAGATAtttagaattagaaaacaAGATGAAATATCAAGGGCTCTGAAAAAGAGAGAAAAAAGaatgaaagaaaaaggTAGCACAGATGAACAAAttcaacaatattttattgatacATACGTTTCTTTGATGTTACAAccttttcaaattattaaatcaaCATATAAAATCAAAGCTGTTTCATGGACAGTGGCAGCTAACTCAAAAATAGAACTCGTAGTGACTACTTCGAGTAATACTATCgaatattattcaattccATATGAAAAGAGATTACCTAAGAATCCATCACCTTCAAAACTCTACACCATTGAACAAAAAGGACATAGAACAGATATTCGTTCCATAGATATTAGTGACGACAATAAACTATTAGCATCAGCTTCGAATGGCTTGCTAAAAATTTGGAATCTAAAGACTAAATCTTGTATAAGAACTTTTGACTGTGGTTATGCTTTAACTTGTAAATTTTTGCCAAGTGGCACTTTATGTGTGATCGGAACAAGAGAAGGACAAATCCAGTTGTTTGATTTGGTCACATCAACTTTAATAGAGTCGATAGATGTCGCTCACAACGCAGCTATTTGGTCTCTAGATATTACTCAAGATGGTAAACGATTAGTCACAGGTTCTGCTGATAAAAGTATTAAGTTTTGGAATTTTTCGATCGAACAAGATCTAGTACCAGGAACCACCGATAAATTCGTCCCagtaatgaaattaattcaCGATACAACTTTAGAGTTGAATGATGACATTTTAAGTGTTAAAATTTCTCCTGaagataaatatttagcagtatcattattagataATACTGTTAAGGTTTTTTTCTTAGACTCAATGAAATTCTTCTTAAGTTTATATGGTCACAAATTACCAGTACTTTCAATTGACATATCATTTGATTCTAAACTAATTATCACATCATCTGCTGATAAAAACATCAAAATTTGGGGCTTGGATTTTGGTGACTGTCATAAATCTTTATTTGCTCATCAAGATTCTATTATGAATGTTTGCTTTTTACCAGAATctcataattttttcagttCCTCTAAAGATGGGTTAGTGAAATATTGGGATGgtgataaatttgaatgtGTTCAAAAGCTAGCTGCTCATCAGAGTGAAGTTTGGGCCTTAGCAATTACAtctgatggttctacagtaGTTTCTTCGTCTCACGATCACTCTATGAGAGTTTGGAAAGAAACTGATGATCAGGTAtttttagaagaagaaaggGAAAAAGAATTGGAAGAACAATACGAAGATACACTATTGACTTCATTGGAAGAAGGCTCTGGTGACTCAGCTTTTAAAGCAGACATTGAAGACGGAATGGATGAATCTACTAGTGTTCGTAATCAAACCATGGAATCTTTAAAATCTGGTGAAAGATTAATGGAAGCTTTAGAATTAGGTTTTTCAGAAATTGAGGCCttagaaaaatataataaagacTACAAGCAATGGGAGAAAAAGAAAGCTGGTGAACCTCCTGTAAAACCTCAAGGAAATGCTATTTTACTTGCTATCAATAGAAGACCAGATCAGTACATTATGGATAccttaattaaaataaaaccTTCCCAATTAGAAGATGCCTTATTAGTGTTACCATTTTCTTATGTCttacaatttttgaaattcattGATATAGTTATGGATGATCCAgagatattgaaaaatcgTCTAGCTCTAATATGTAAAAACTTATTCATTATTGTAAAGGCAAACCATAAAGAATTAATATCACAGAGAAACGATGTCCTAAAAAAGCAAATTACCAGtgtgaaaaataaattaagaACTTCTTTACAAGCTAATGTAGATGATTTAGGTTTCAATATTCAAGGTTTGAAATTCATCAAACAGCAATGGAATTTGAAGCACAATTATGAATTCatagatgaagaagatcaaaagaaacaggaagaaaaaaattccAAGAAGAGGATTTTTGGAACACTAGCATAA
- the DCN1 gene encoding NEDD8 ligase DCN1 (similar to Saccharomyces cerevisiae DCN1 (YLR128W); ancestral locus Anc_8.322): MDSIVREFQQLTSSSNKVARKYLSGNDWNLNYALNEFYDQELGGFVHDVPREYPAELIELFERYNNQKYVDGSSGNEEDVGIDADGLIQFIEDLGYELEDLTTLCLANVMGCNNLTDCITRNQFLEAWYNKKCSNIKDIKDELETVGENLRSDINYFTYIYNYSFGLITEENMKSIQIDTAKEYWKLFFGDGTPLHIEKEQLDNWNKFLTISGKKTITKDEWKMILEFFKKFPTVTEFKDEYDPMDPWPYIMDEYHEYLEENGKLN; the protein is encoded by the exons ATG GATTCGATTGTTAGGGAATTTCAACAATTGACTAGTAGTAGCAATAAAGTTGCTCGGAAGTATTTGAGTGGCAACGATTGGAATTTGAATTACGCTTTAAATGAGTTCTACGATCAAGAATTGGGTGGATTCGTGCATGATGTTCCCAGAGAATACCCAGCGGAGTTAATTGAGCTATTTGAAAGGTACAACAACCAGAAGTATGTAGATGGTTCCAGTGGAAATGAGGAAGATGTTGGTATTGATGCGGATGGACTGATACAATTCATAGAGGATTTAGGCTACGAACTGGAAGATTTGACTACTTTATGTTTAGCTAATGTTATGGGATGCAACAATTTAACAGATTGCATAACAAGAAACCAATTTCTGGAGGCCTGGTATAATAAGAAATGCTCTAACATTAAAGACATCAAGGATGAATTGGAGACTGTTGGGGAGAACCTGCGCTCagatataaattatttcacatatatatataactattCATTTGGTTTGATTACGGAAGAAAACATGAAAAGCATACAAATAGACACAGCCAAGGAGTATTGGAAGCTGTTCTTCGGTGATGGAACGCCTCTTCATATAGAAAAAGAACAATTAGATAATTGGAACAAATTCTTAACGATAAGTGGTAAAAAAACGATTACCAAAGACGAATGGAAGATGATTTTAGAGTTCTTCAAAAAGTTTCCTACAGTAACTGAATTCAAGGACGAGTACGATCCAATGGACCCATGGCCATATATAATGGATGAATACCACGAATACCTAGAAGAAAACGGTAAATTGAATTAA
- the APC2 gene encoding anaphase promoting complex subunit 2 (similar to Saccharomyces cerevisiae APC2 (YLR127C); ancestral locus Anc_8.321) encodes MQYTEVDSIVGNIYELVDSKSCGSSDDIDSLLDWLNPNDPKSNHQLKPPTIRLKKVIKKILLDVNTLGDYDSIETLNSLLRYYYIFQVRLNFFSNLQSITYFKDIIKLEKYYEFPILHVPIFLNNNYIWETELNKIRHYLLRTNLTFRSNLINRLKKLVKEDDFDLAQEIIKWSNEANFSLLSSKQIILNALLDKITMYADKQFTNAWSQRFIIMETYNKFINKYWSNFAVLLNCAEDDHEITKVLYKYFEKQFLRIRSEEIFDICVISYPDSKPTIMELRGLLTQSKISTNILIRLLSEFQLKVLNLSIPTCTILIAYIKTVKSLLILDPTSRYLQSFTSFTNPYLQQKSDIIYILLFAILDLRTDDIKTNPIVKVDQNLLKLLSEELRESHFGINLNFSDVDISDNLENGNNNKNISQLDYAGQESSQLLYSQILNRALTWLPESKLVSPNKSIKMMRKKNLLDILFAIFDDHELFLKRFVELLKQKLFVIKGYNLEESWVQCLRLFKTKFSPNSLDDAPTSTNLETLTGNNDSMYMTNIDVMLWDMRGSKKLTEQMHLIDELDNRINLKIISSLYWQYDMKNEKRKTYYGLLNKMDQTLFNQLDKYSKLYSRLKPGRVLNLLTDQSTIEIDFNFEDNRTVTCECTFENYMSICPFLENEGTSSYTLEELSIITSFGLEDLKISLKFWLDQKILYFDGKTYRPLEYLDRSEIIIESPESNNVNSVMSITNNPLNGFAILGKGNDTIDRPSQENITKCTPDHDKTFNATSQEVSKIKEYVLSILTNLGEQNIEKLYNVLQTTSHDTAIKKVSSVTLENIVTELVENGQILCLPNGLYQLPE; translated from the coding sequence ATGCAATATACAGAGGTGGATTCTATTGTAGGGAATATTTATGAGTTAGTTGATAGCAAGAGTTGTGGTTCTTCTGATGACATTGATTCTTTGCTAGATTGGCTGAATCCAAATGATCCCAAGAGTAACCATCAGTTGAAACCGCCAACTATACGTTTAAAAAAGGTTATCAAGAAGATATTACTTGATGTAAATACTTTAGGTGATTATGACTCAATAGAGACATTGAATAGTTTACTTCGatattattacatttttcaaGTTAGGCTGAATTTTTTTAGTAATTTGCAATCTATTActtattttaaagatatcataaaattagaaaaatattacgAGTTTCCAATCCTACATGTtccaatatttttgaaCAACAATTATATCTGGGAAACTGAGTTAAACAAGATAAgacattatttattaagaaCAAACTTAACATTCAGaagtaatttaataaatcgACTAAAAAAATTAGTAAAAGAAGATGATTTTGACTTAGCACAAGAAATCATTAAGTGGTCAAATGAAGCTAACTTCAGTTTACTTTCATCAAAACAAATCATTTTAAATGCATTACTGGACAAAATAACAATGTACGCCGATAAACAATTTACCAATGCATGGAGCCaaagatttattatcatGGAAACATACAACAAGTTCATAAACAAATATTGGAGTAACTTTGCAGTTCTCTTAAATTGCGCTGAGGATGATCATGAAATTACAAAAGTAttgtataaatattttgaaaaacaatTCTTAAGAATCAGATCTGAAGAAATATTCGATATTTGCGTCATATCTTATCCAGATTCAAAACCAACCATTATGGAATTAAGAGGATTATTGACACAATCCAAAATATCCACAAATATACTAATACGATTATTATCCGAATTTCAATTGAaggttttaaatttaagtATTCCCACTTGTACCATTTTAATTGCATATATCAAGACTGTCAaatctttattaattttagatCCAACAAGTCGTTATTTACAATCATTCACATCCTTCACTAATCCATATTTACAACAGAAAAgtgatattatttacattcTGCTCTTTGCGATATTAGATTTACGAACGGATGATATCAAAACTAATCCAATAGTAAAGGTCgatcaaaatttattgaaattgcTTTCAGAGGAACTAAGAGAGTCACACTTTGGTATTAACTTAAACTTCTCAGATGTTGATATTTCGGATAACCTCGAAAATGGCAATAACAATAAGAATATCTCACAACTGGACTATGCAGGTCAGGAATCTTCTCAACTCCTATATAGTCAAATTTTAAACAGAGCTCTTACCTGGCTTCCTGAATCTAAATTAGTTTCAcctaataaatcaattaaaatgaTGAGGAAAAAAAACCTGCTAGATATTCTTTTTGCAATATTTGATGATCATGAATTGTTTCTAAAGAGATTTGTAGAacttttaaaacaaaagtTGTTTGTTATCAAGGGTTATAATTTGGAAGAATCTTGGGTGCAATGTTTacgattatttaaaactAAATTTTCTCCTAACTCGTTAGATGATGCTCCAACATCAACTAATTTGGAGACCCTTACTGGAAATAACGACAGTATGTACATGACTAATATAGATGTTATGCTATGGGACATGAGAGGTAGTAAAAAGCTTACTGAACAAATGCATCTTATTGATGAACTAGATAACagaataaatttgaaaattatatcatCTTTATATTGGCAATACGATATGAAGAATGAAAAACGGAAAACGTATTACGgcttattaaataaaatggaTCAAACACTTTTCAATCAATTAGATAAATATAGTAAGCTATATTCAAGATTGAAACCAGGTAGggttttaaatttattgacaGATCAGTCCACGAtagaaattgattttaattttgaagacAATAGGACCGTTACATGCGAATGTacatttgaaaattatatgTCAATATGTCCATTTCTTGAAAACGAAGGAACATCTTCATACACACTAGAGgaattatcaattataaCATCATTTGGATTAGAAGATTTAAAGAtatcattgaaattttggCTGGACcaaaaaattctttatttcGATGGGAAAACGTACAGACCGTTAGAGTACTTGGATAGGTCTGAGATTATAATCGAATCTCCAGAATCGAATAATGTCAATAGCGTTATGTCCATCACTAACAATCCACTCAATGGATTCGCCATTTTAGGTAAAGGAAATGATACAATTGACAGACCATCACAAGAGAACATTACAAAATGTACACCTGATCACGATAAAACTTTTAATGCAACAAGCCAGGAAGtctcaaaaataaaagagtACGTTTTAAGTATTCTTACAAATTTAGGAGAGCAAAATATCGagaaattatataatgTCCTTCAAACTACTTCTCATGATACTGCAATTAAGAAAGTAAGTTCCGTCACGTTAGAAAACATCGTGACGGAACTAGTCGAAAACGGCCAGATTTTGTGTCTTCCAAACGGTTTGTATCAATTACCTGAATAA
- the TPHA0C00840 gene encoding pepsin-like aspartic protease (similar to Saccharomyces cerevisiae MKC7 (YDR144C) and YPS1 (YLR120C); ancestral locus Anc_8.318) has protein sequence MVAPILFALLFTQLTNVSAELIQFYDKKAAVIPFRKYYADSLEELDYNTSTSETKLVKRDGEDIVLTNRNTFYSAEIEVGTPAQTMNVIVDTGSSDLWVIGHDNLTCPLASDGSFNCERFGSFSISKSSTFTKNSTEFAITYVSGNNCIGVWGQDNLIIGGVNATGLSFGVVHTTTSSAGILGIGLPDTETTAVGQYGHYKYDNFPMVLKNKGIISHQGYSIYLDSSSSTYGEFLLGGVDTSKYTGTLYKLPLVNWYNTYFSSPGDFHVTLQGLGLITNSGSAVTLTETKMAVILDTGSTVTGIPATLYNALLSSLGGYYSSTHGAYVFTCPTETSKLVFNFGGINYKLPMSSFINTLGDNVCSLKVSSRSDSNFILGDDFLRNVYAAFDLENKEIGLAMADFDSSSNNKREDTVIAMESGIPDAVQAPEYSATWVTYEAVVTGGSMFETLAENASSSEATSSSTSSEATSSSTSTEATSTSTSTEATSSSTSTSTEATSTSTEATSSSTSTSTEATSSSTSSEATSTSTSTEATSSSTSTSTEATSTSTSTEATSSSTSTSSEATSSSTSTEATSSSTSTSSSTSTSTSTEATSTSTEATSSSTSTSTEATSSSTSSEATSTSTSTEATSSSTSTSTEATSSSTSTEATSSSTSTSTEATSSSTSSEATSTSTSTEATSSSTSTEATSSSTSTSTEATSTSTEATSTSTEATSSSTSTSSEATSSSTSTEATSSSTSTSTSTEATSTSTEATSSSTSTSTEATSSSTSSEATSTSTEATSSSTSIEATSSSTSTEATSPSTSIEATSSSTSTSAEASSSSEVNQSASLLPAEEIASISTVSSVSATSTAVISIEASSSEISSSKVTSTSTPASSTTPIASEVALFSNSTSTSTVTESNTLVTLTTTNAAASTDAATTTAAATFVASESYYSEDAANASVASASSASRRHSIDALARTSTSAASGSSSTLSIVEQHNGAMNMKTTSFFTVSFFFVAQLLF, from the coding sequence atggtTGCTCCAATATTATTTGCTTTGCTATTCACGCAATTAACAAATGTTTCGGCtgaattaattcaattctATGATAAAAAAGCTGCTGTTATTCCATtcagaaaatattatgCTGATTCTCTAGAAGAATTAGATTACAACACATCTACAAGCGAGACTAAACTTGTCAAGAGAGATGGTGAAGACATTGTCTTAACTAACAGAAATACTTTTTATTCTGCTGAAATTGAAGTTGGTACTCCAGCTCAAACTATGAATGTCATTGTTGACACTGGTTCTTCTGATTTATGGGTTATTGGTCACGACAACTTAACTTGTCCACTTGCTTCTGATGGTTCTTTCAACTGTGAAAGATTCGGTTCTTTCTCCATCTCTAAATCCTCCACATTCACAAAAAATTCAACTGAATTCGCTATTACTTACGTTAGTGGTAACAACTGTATAGGTGTTTGGGGTCAAGATAATTTGATCATTGGTGGTGTTAATGCTACTGGTTTATCTTTTGGTGTCGTCCATACAACTACTTCTTCTGCTGGTATCTTAGGTATTGGTTTACCAGATACTGAAACTACTGCTGTCGGTCAATACGGTCATTACAAATATGATAACTTCCCAATGGTTTTGAAAAACAAAGGTATAATCAGTCATCAAGGTTACTCTATTTACTTGGACTCTTCTTCCAGTACTTACGGTGAATTCTTATTGGGTGGAGTCGACACTTCTAAATACACTGGTACTTTATACAAATTACCATTGGTTAACTGGTACAATACTTACTTTTCTTCCCCAGGTGATTTTCATGTGACGTTACAAGGTCTAGGTTTAATCACTAACTCAGGTAGTGCTGTCACTTTAACTGAAACTAAAATGGCTGTTATCTTAGACACTGGTTCTACCGTCACTGGTATTCCAGCCACTTTATACAACGCGTTATTATCCAGTTTAGGTGGTTACTATAGTTCCACCCACGGTGCCTACGTCTTCACTTGTCCAACCGAAACTTCCAAGTTAGTCTTCAACTTCGGTGGTATCAACTACAAGTTACCAATGTCCAGTTTCATCAACACTCTTGGTGACAATGTCTGTTCACTAAAAGTTTCTTCCAGATCTGACAGTAACTTCATCTTAGGTGATGATTTCTTACGTAATGTCTACGCCGCTTTTGACTtagaaaacaaagaaattgGTTTAGCTATGGCTGACTTTGACTCCAGCTCTAACAACAAGAGAGAAGACACCGTTATTGCTATGGAAAGCGGTATCCCAGATGCTGTCCAAGCTCCTGAATATTCTGCTACTTGGGTTACCTACGAAGCTGTTGTTACCGGTGGTTCTATGTTTGAAACTTTAGCTGAAAACGCTTCTTCCAGTGAAGCTACTTCTTCTTCCACCTCCAGTGAAGctacttcttcttctaccTCCACCGAAGCTACATCCACTTCCACTTCTACTGAAGCTACTTCCTCTTCCACTTCTACCTCCACTGAAGCAACTTCCACTTCTACTGAAGCTACTTCCTCTTCCACTTCTACCTCCACTGAAgcaacttcttcttccacCTCCAGTGAAGCCACTTCCACTTCCACCTCCACTGAAGCTACATCCTCTTCCACTTCTACCTCCACCGAAGCTACATCCACTTCCACTTCTACTGAAGCTACTTCCTCTTCCACTTCTACCTCCAGTGAAGCTACATCCTCTTCCACCTCCACTGAAGCTACTTCCTCTTCCACTTCTACCTCCTCTTCCACTTCTACCTCCACTTCCACTGAAGCTACTTCCACTTCTACTGAAGCTACTTCCTCTTCCACTTCTACCTCCACTGAAgcaacttcttcttccacCTCCAGTGAAGCCACTTCCACTTCCACCTCCACTGAAGCTACTTCCTCTTCCACTTCCACCTCCACTGAAGCTACTTCTTCTTCCACTTCCACTGAAGCTACTTCCTCTTCCACTTCTACCTCCACTGAAgcaacttcttcttccacCTCCAGTGAAGCCACTTCCACTTCCACCTCCACTGAAGCTACTTCTTCTTCCACTTCCACTGAAGCTACATCCTCTTCCACTTCTACCTCCACCGAAGCTACATCCACTTCCACTGAAGCTACTTCCACTTCTACTGAAGCTACTTCCTCTTCCACTTCTACCTCCAGTGAAGCTACATCCTCTTCCACCTCCACTGAAGCTACTTCCTCTTCCACTTCTACCTCCACTTCCACTGAAGCTACTTCCACTTCTACTGAAGCTACTTCCTCTTCCACTTCTACCTCCACTGAAgcaacttcttcttccacCTCCAGTGAAGCCACTTCCACTTCTACTGAAGCTACATCCTCTTCCACTTCCATTGAAGCTACATCCTCTTCCACCTCCACTGAAGCTACATCCCCTTCCACTTCCATTGAAGctacttcttcttctacttCCACCTCCGCTGAAGCTAGTTCCTCTTCTGAAGTTAACCAAAGCGCATCTTTACTTCCAGCTGAAGAAATTGCCAGTATCTCAACTGTCTCTTCTGTTAGTGCTACGTCCACCGCAGTTATTTCCATTGAAGCCAGCTCTTCTGAAATTAGCTCTTCAAAAGTAACTTCCACCTCCACACCAGCTTCTTCTACTACTCCAATTGCATCTGAAGTTGCTTTATTCTCTAACTCCACATCTACCTCTACTGTTACTGAATCTAACACTTTAGTTACTTTAACCACTACAAATGCTGCTGCCTCCACCGATGCTGCCACTACTACTGCTGCTGCTACCTTCGTTGCTAGCGAAAGTTACTACTCTGAAGATGCTGCCAACGCTTCTGTAGCCAGTGCTTCATCTGCTAGCCGTAGACACTCCATTGACGCTCTAGCTCGTACCAGTACTAGTGCTGCTTCCGGTTCCAGCTCCACCTTATCTATTGTCGAACAGCATAATGGTGCTATGAACATGAAGACCACTTCATTCTTCACCGTATCCTTCTTCTTTGTCGctcaattattattttaa